A part of Luteolibacter flavescens genomic DNA contains:
- a CDS encoding patatin-like phospholipase family protein gives MDLTAPPSGRARLLAFDGGGIRGLFSLEIARRMEVLLRERHGRPDMVLADHFHYMGGTSTGAIIATFLSWGLPVDEVLRLYRENARVMFTKAGLSSIHKHRFAGQPISDFLKNFFVESDGTPSTLGTAQLRTLLLVVTRNASTGSPWPISNNPQALYNDRSQPGCNLDLPLWQIVRASTAAPTFFPPEVIEIADRQSGEPRKQVFAFEDGGVTPFNNPAYLLYTMATLPEYRLQWPDRKERMSLVSIGTGRVKTGRGSRLDENLLGQAKSVPAALIGSAQWMQDLLCRQHGECRHGEPLDSEIGDLVRENPRAAFLYARYDRSIGDADMEAALKVSKKGFTLDNIELMDFLGEMGRAYAERSVKLEHFD, from the coding sequence ATGGATTTGACCGCTCCCCCTTCCGGTCGTGCTCGGCTGCTGGCCTTTGATGGCGGCGGGATCCGCGGGTTGTTTTCGCTGGAGATCGCCCGGCGGATGGAAGTGCTGTTGCGGGAGCGGCACGGGCGGCCGGACATGGTGCTGGCGGACCATTTCCACTACATGGGCGGCACGAGCACGGGGGCGATCATCGCCACCTTCCTGTCGTGGGGCCTACCGGTGGACGAGGTGCTGCGCCTCTACCGCGAGAATGCCCGCGTGATGTTCACGAAGGCCGGGCTGAGCAGCATCCACAAGCACCGCTTCGCCGGTCAGCCGATCTCGGATTTCCTGAAGAATTTCTTCGTCGAAAGCGACGGTACTCCCTCGACGCTCGGTACTGCGCAGCTCCGCACGCTGCTGCTGGTGGTGACACGGAATGCCTCCACCGGATCGCCGTGGCCGATTTCGAACAACCCGCAGGCGCTCTACAACGACCGCTCGCAGCCGGGCTGCAATCTCGACCTGCCGCTGTGGCAGATCGTGCGTGCGAGCACTGCCGCGCCGACCTTCTTCCCGCCGGAGGTGATCGAGATCGCCGACCGCCAGAGCGGTGAGCCGAGGAAGCAGGTCTTCGCCTTCGAGGACGGCGGCGTCACGCCCTTCAACAATCCCGCGTATCTACTCTACACCATGGCCACGCTGCCGGAGTATCGCCTGCAGTGGCCGGATAGAAAGGAGCGCATGAGCCTTGTCTCCATCGGCACGGGACGGGTGAAGACGGGGCGGGGCTCGCGGCTCGATGAGAATCTGCTCGGTCAGGCGAAGTCCGTTCCGGCAGCGCTCATCGGCTCCGCGCAGTGGATGCAGGACCTGCTCTGCCGGCAGCACGGCGAGTGCCGCCATGGCGAGCCACTGGACAGCGAGATCGGCGATCTGGTCCGGGAGAATCCGCGCGCGGCATTCCTCTACGCGCGCTATGACCGCAGCATCGGCGACGCCGACATGGAGGCCGCGCTGAAGGTGAGCAAGAAGGGCTTCACCCTGGATAATATCGAGCTGATGGACTTCCTCGGCGAGATGGGCCGGGCGTATGCGGAGCGGTCGGTGAAGCTGGAGCACTTTGATTGA